Part of the Sphaerochaeta associata genome is shown below.
GGCTAACAAAGACGTACACTGTATTGTCAACGGAAAAGAGCGTGTATTCTCAGTGGATGTCCGCTCGTCCTTATCCGATATGCTCAGAGGGAAAGCCGGCTTGGACAGCATCAAGCACGGCTGTGATGTAGGAGAATGCGGTGCATGTACCATCCTGATCGACGGCAAGCCGTTCAACAGCTGCATCTATATGGCGATTTGGGCTGAGGGAAAAACCATCCTGACTCTTGAAGGCCTGAGCAATACCAAGGGAGAGATCAGCGACATCCAACAAGCCTTCATCGATGAAGGTGCCGTCCAGTGCGGTTTCTGCACCCCCGGTTTCATCATGGCCTCCATTCCCATCATCGAGAAGGACGAGCCTTCCTCCCGCGAAGAGATCCGCCGCCAGATTTCAGGCAATCTCTGCCGATGCACCGGCTATGAACACATTGTCGATGCAATCGAAAAAACGCAGAGGAAGCGGATTGAACAGAAGAAAGGCTGAGATTCATTGAACATGAGAAACGGGAATGCAAGGCATTCCCGTTTTTCTTTTTCGATCCAAAAATAGTCTTAGATTTCTTTGACTTGAGACTTCTTCACCTCATAGCCCAAGGTGGTGACAGCCTTTTCTATGGCTTCTGCAGTGATGGCCGAATCATCAAAGTCAAGCTTGACCTTGCTGGAGTTGAACAGCACCTTCACACTCTCCTTCTGTACACCTTGCAAGGCTTTGGTTGCATTCTCAATCTTTTGCATGCAGGACGGACAGGTCAAGGATTCCAGTTGCATGGTAAGTTTCTTCATGGGTATCGCTCCTTTCATCGTTGTGGTATGGGTAGCATACCAAGGATCTTTTCGGTCGTAATTGATTCAAATCAACTTTCACCGTTCTTTCCGTAATTGGAAGCGCAGCAGCCGCATTCCGTTGAGAATCACCACGAGAATGCTTGCCTCGTGCACCAGCATGCCGATGGACATATTCATCCACTCACTGAAAAACACGCTTGCCAGGAGGACCAACACCACGCCCACTGCAATTGCAATATTCTGACGCATGTTGTTCGCGGTCGCCTTTGCCAATCCCAGGGCATGAGGAAGGCGGCTGAAGTCCGAATTCATCAGCACCACATCCGAGGTCTCGATGGCTACATCGGTACCGCTGCCCATGGCGATTCCGATATGGGCCAAGGCGAGCGAGGGGCTGTCGTTCACCCCGTCTCCCACAAAGGCAACCGTTCTCCCTTCTGCCTGCAGCTTCTTGATATAGGAAGCCTTGTCCTGGGGCAGCATGTGTCCATGGGCCTCCGTCAAACCCAACTCCTTTGACACCAAGTCCACCGTCCCTTGGTTGTCCCCCGAGAGTACGACCAAGTGCTTCACGCCCAGCCTCTTCAGCTTGCGCAGATGAACCTTCACACCCTCTCGTATTTGGTCGCGGATTCCCATAAGGATCTGGAGCTCACCGTCCACGGCTGTCAACACAAGTGAGTTTCCACTCGCTTCAAATCGTGCAATATCCCTTAGCGCCTTCTCAGAGAAGACTACCTTCTCCTGCTCCATCAAACCGACATTACCGACGGCAACCCGATGGCCGTCCACCTCGGCAACGATGCCTCCTCCCGCCACGACATTGGTTCTCTGCACGGTATAGGTGTCGAGTACACCCAGATGCTGTACGATTGCTTTAGCCAGGGGATGGTCTGATTCTCGTTCCACGCTGGACAGATACCCCAGGGTTTGTTGGATATCGGAGACATAGTATTGGGTGTCTGCAACAGTAGGATTGCCCACTGTAAGCGTTCCTGTCTTATCAAAAACGATGGTGTCGACCCTGCTGAAATCGTGGATGACCTCGCTGCCCTTGAGCAGCACCCCATGGCGTGCACCGTTGCCGATGCCTGCGACATTGGAGACGGGGACGCCTATTACCAAGGCGCCGGGACATCCCAGTACAAGAATCGTGATGGCAAGTTCAATATTGCGGGAGACCAACCAGACAAGCAGGGAGAGAACCAGCACTGCAGGTGTGTAATACTTTGAAAACCGGTCGATGAACCGCTCGGCCTCCGACTTTGAGTCCTGGGCTTCCTCGACCAACTCGATGATCCTTCCAAAGGTGGTATCCTCTCCGACCCTGTCGGCAACAATCTGCATCGTCCCATTTTCCAAAATGGTGCCGGCAAACACCTGGGAGCCCTTCTTTTTACCTACAGGCACAGCCTCACCGGTGATGCTCGCCTCATTGATGTACCCTTCACCGCTGATGACGGTGCCGTCCACGGGAACTTTCGCCCCGGTTTTAACGAGCAGGGTATCGCCGACATCGACATCATCAACATCCACCTCTTCAAATTCACCGCTCTCGACCTGCTTCAAGGCACTCTCAGGTGCCATTTGTGTCAATTCCTTGATGGCAGAGCGGGTCTTCTGCAACGTACGCTGCTCAAGATACGCTCCGAACAGAAACAGGAACGTGACAATTGCCGACTCTTCGAAGTTCTTGATGAAGAAGGCACCTATGACTGCCAGGGTGACCAGGACATCGATGCTGACGACCTTGACCTTCAGTGCCTGATAGGCTTGGATGGCAATCGGAGCTACTCCAAGCACCGATGCAAGAATGAGCGACCACATGGCCGCCTGCTCCTGGTGAAACACCAGCTCGCTGGTGAAGCCGATAATGATCAGAGCCGCGCTGACAACAGTGATATGGTTCTTTTTACCTAAGATATATTTCTGCATCCTTTGCTCCTTCCAACCTACTGCGTTTGGTGATAGGCTTGGTCGAGTTCACCCAACATGTGATAGACAGCTTCGTAGGTTTCACACACGCCCTCAGGAATACGGTACGTGTTTGTAATGGTTCTCAGCTGAGCGAATTCTTGTTGGAGTGCAGGAAGCTTTGCACCTGCCTGCTCGATCTTGTGGACCATTGCCTCGAAGGTCCGGCGAACTTCATGGAATTCGGGGTGGTTGGAGCCGTGAACCCGGTCGACGATGGGGACGTATTGTTTCAAAACCTTCAGATATTGCTTCTTGGAAGCGGCGAACGTTGTAGTATGTAACATGGTGGCTTCTCCTTATTTCTCTTGGTTACAGACCAAGTGTAGCCGAGATGAAGCTAAGGATAATTGATTAGAATCAACTTTCGATGAATTCTTTGACGAAAGGGTTGGTGTTACGCTCTTGTCTCACATCCGCCGTCTCGTTACGCTTACTACCAAGAGGATTATCTATGCGTACAGCCATCTATGGAGCAGGGTCGCTTGGAACGGTATTGGGAGCGTATTTGACAAGGGCGGGCATCGAGTGCGACCTGATCAGCCGCAATAAAGCCCACATTACTGCTTTACAGCAAAAGGGAGCGCACATTGTTGGAAAGGTAGACCTTACCGTAGGGGTGAGTGCGCTGCTGCCTGAGCAGATGCAGGGGACGTACGACCTGATCTTCCTTTTGACCAAGCAACTGGAGAACCGAAAGGTTGCCACATTCCTTCGCTCCTACCTTGCCAAGGACGGACTCTTGGTCACCATGCAGAACGGCCTTCCTGAAAGCGAGCTGGCACAGGTGCTGGGCGCCCAACGGGTGGCAGGCTGTGCAATCGGTTGGGGGGCCACCCTGCAAGCAAGCGGCGTTGCCGAACTCACCAGTGAACCCGAGGCCCTCGCCTTCAGCCTGGGGATGCTCACTCCTGGAAGGGAGGAGCGACTTCAAGCTGTCGCTTCAGTGCTCGGCGTCATGGGGCCGGTAACCATCGAAGAGAACTTCATCGGTGCCAGATGGTCAAAGCTCCTCATCAACGCTTCCTTCAGCGGAACGGCTACTGTTCTGGGCTGCACATTCGGTGAGGTAGCCAAGGACAAGAAGGCCCGTCGTATCGCCCAGCTGATCCTCAAGGAGTGCTTTGACACCGGACACAGCCTCGGCATCACATTCGAACCGGTGCAAGGAAAGAACCTGGAAAAACTGTTCGATTACCAAGGTCGTGTGAAACAGAAGCTCAGTTACCTGCTCATCCCCCTGGCTATGAAAAAACACGCCAGCCTCAAACCTAGTATGCTTCAGGATATCGAGAAAGGGAAAAAGTGCGAGGTGGACAGCATCAACGGCATCCTCTCCAAGGAAGGAAAAAGGGCCGGTATTGCTACCCCGGTAAACGATTTGGTAGTCCAAATCATCTCCCGTCTTGAGTCCGGACAATTGAAACCCTGCCGGGAAAATTTGGGATTCTTCAAAGCATTTCTTTCCTAAGTCTTGAAAAAATAAATACTTATTTTTACCAATAGCATTGACTCTTTATCCAATACCCCGTAAGCTTAAGGAGCTTAGACTTTGTGTTCCTTTCCTGACGATCCTATCTTTGTAGCCATGCTGCTTGACTTCCATGCACTTCTGACGGGTAATCGATTGAAACTGTACCAAACTCCTAAGACACCCAAAGAAAGCAGGCATTGACCTGCGCAAGGAAATTATCATGGCAAAAAAAATTTATGTAGGAAACATGAGCTACCAGACCACTGAAGAGGCTTTGTACTCTTTGTTCGCACAGTACGGCGACGTAATGAGCGCACGCATCATCATGGACCGCGACACCAACCGTCCCAAGGGCTTTGCCTTTGTTGAGATGGATGACGACAGCGCAGCTGTTGCAGCAATCAGCCAGCTTGACGGCCGTGAGCTCGATGGAAGAAACCTCAGGGTCAACGAAGCCATCGCAAAAGAAAGAACCGAACGCAGACCTTCTTACAACAACAGATACTAAACTATACATCAAGCAGCATAGGGAGCCCGAAAGGGCTCCTTTTTCATGCAATAAGACCCAGTGCCTTCCACCAGAGCGTCTGCACCACTACGGTTATGAAGTAGACCACTGCAATCAAAGGGATGCCGAGTCGAATCGTCTCCTTCTGGGAGTACAGTCCGTTACCCTCCCCCACACCGACGAGCACATTCATATGGTGAAAGGGAAGGATGTAGTGCGAGCCGATGACCGTATAGGCCCACAGCACGATTACCAGTGGATTGATCGAAGTGGAAGCGGCAAAAGCCAGCAGTGCCGGAATGGCAACCCCCATCACAGACAACACGCTTCCAAGCAGCAGGTGTACGATCATGGTGAAGGTGGTTACCACCGCCGCCAGTGCGAATATGTTGGTAGGGACATGGGTGGGAAGCACCAAGTGCGCAATGTAGGCATTCATTCCGGTCTCTGCACCGACCTTTCCGATAGCTGTGGCGGCAGTGATGAAGAGAATCATATGCAGCGGGATCTCCTTCCAATGACGGGCCTCCAAAACTTTTCCGATGACAGGAAAACTCATCAAGACGGTGATCAGAAAGGTTATCCAGCCAATGTCGATCTTATGCAACGAGTCGGTGGCCCAACTCAGGATTGCAATGACAAGCCAGATGAAAATCCGCTTCTCCTTGCCTGACAAGGGACCGAGCTGCTCATATTTCTCTTGTATGGCCTGCTTGTTGATCGACAGCTTTTCATGCTGCTTGAACAACAGCAAGAAAAGGATGCAGGTGAGAACGCTGGCAACCATCGAAGGGATTCCCATGACCTTCAGCCAACCGATCCACCCAAGATCCACCTGTGCATACTGCACTGCCAGAGGATTGGTGATGCTCGCTCCGGTAAGGAAGATCAGGGAGATGGGGACCGAAGATGCAAAAACCGCAAAGCCGATCTGCCTTGCATCCTGCACCCCGATCTGAGCTGTGTCGATCACCACCAGCATGACACTCATGATCAAGAGGGCACGAGGCCAGGCATGGGGAATGATCAGGCTCAGTACAAAGGTCAAAAGATAGATGACGATGATCAAGGAGCGGTAGGAGGAGACAAAGCGCAGCATGAAATAGGCGATTCTCTCCCCGAGTGCGGAGGAGCGAACCGAGGCGGCCAACAGGTAGGCCCCCATGATCAGAAAGGTGCTGGAAGTGGCCAGCGGAGCCAGGACGACCGTCGGTTTCGCTACCTTCAGGATAATCAGAAGGACAAGATACAGACCGGCAACGTACCCGCTGTGACTGACCTGGAATGCCCAGAACACGACGGTCATGACGGTAAGGGCGAGTGCTTTCCTACCCTGGACCGTCAGACCGTCCAACGGGAGGGCGAAACACACCAAGGCCAGTATCACTCCAAGAATCAAACCACGTAGTTTTGCTCGATCCATTCACCACTCCTAATGTTCCGAATGCTCTTGACAGATGCGGATAAAGGCTACACAATTCATATTGTTGCATGCAACAATATGGAGGATTTCTATGGCAAAGACCATTCTTGTTACCGGCGGCGGCAGAGGCATCGGACGAGGCATCTGCCTGACCCTCGCTTCCAACGGGTATTCAGTACTTATCAACTATGCAGGAAACGAGGAAGCTGCACGAGAGACGCAGCGGCTTTGCAGCGAGGCTGCCATCGGTTCAAACCAGTCCTTTCATATCCTCAAAGCCGATATCTCCGATTCCCGGCAGCGTAACCAGCTCATCGAACAGGCGTTTTTGGCTACCGGCTCACTCGATGGCTTGGTAAACAACGCAGGAGTGGCCCCCTTGCAGCGTGCTGACCTTCTGGATATGAGCGAAGAGTCCTTCGACCGCCTTATGCACATCAATCTTCGAGGTCCTGTCCTGCTTACCCAGCACATTGCAAAGCGCTGGAAGGATGCCGATGCACTGCAGGGAAAAACCATCATCTTCATCACCTCGGTCTCGGCCACCATGGTTTCGGTCAATCGAGCTGAATACTGCATCAGCAAGGCAGGCCTCGGCATGGCAGCCTCACTGTTCGCAACCAGACTCGCCGGCGAGGGGGCCTTGGTGTATGAGATCAGACCGGGCATCATTAAAACCGACATGACCTCGGCCGTACAGCAGAAGTACGATACCCTCTTGGAGCAGGGCATCGTCCCGCAGATGCGCTGGGGCCTTCCCGAGGACATCGGCAGAACGGTGAACTCACTGCTTTCAGGAGGACTGCCCTTCTCCACCGGTACGGTAATCACCGTCGATGGAGGGTTGGCCATCCCAAGGTTATAGGAGGTGTTGCCCCGCCTGATAC
Proteins encoded:
- the xdhC gene encoding xanthine dehydrogenase subunit XdhC — encoded protein: MANKDVHCIVNGKERVFSVDVRSSLSDMLRGKAGLDSIKHGCDVGECGACTILIDGKPFNSCIYMAIWAEGKTILTLEGLSNTKGEISDIQQAFIDEGAVQCGFCTPGFIMASIPIIEKDEPSSREEIRRQISGNLCRCTGYEHIVDAIEKTQRKRIEQKKG
- a CDS encoding heavy-metal-associated domain-containing protein, translating into MKKLTMQLESLTCPSCMQKIENATKALQGVQKESVKVLFNSSKVKLDFDDSAITAEAIEKAVTTLGYEVKKSQVKEI
- a CDS encoding heavy metal translocating P-type ATPase, translated to MQKYILGKKNHITVVSAALIIIGFTSELVFHQEQAAMWSLILASVLGVAPIAIQAYQALKVKVVSIDVLVTLAVIGAFFIKNFEESAIVTFLFLFGAYLEQRTLQKTRSAIKELTQMAPESALKQVESGEFEEVDVDDVDVGDTLLVKTGAKVPVDGTVISGEGYINEASITGEAVPVGKKKGSQVFAGTILENGTMQIVADRVGEDTTFGRIIELVEEAQDSKSEAERFIDRFSKYYTPAVLVLSLLVWLVSRNIELAITILVLGCPGALVIGVPVSNVAGIGNGARHGVLLKGSEVIHDFSRVDTIVFDKTGTLTVGNPTVADTQYYVSDIQQTLGYLSSVERESDHPLAKAIVQHLGVLDTYTVQRTNVVAGGGIVAEVDGHRVAVGNVGLMEQEKVVFSEKALRDIARFEASGNSLVLTAVDGELQILMGIRDQIREGVKVHLRKLKRLGVKHLVVLSGDNQGTVDLVSKELGLTEAHGHMLPQDKASYIKKLQAEGRTVAFVGDGVNDSPSLALAHIGIAMGSGTDVAIETSDVVLMNSDFSRLPHALGLAKATANNMRQNIAIAVGVVLVLLASVFFSEWMNMSIGMLVHEASILVVILNGMRLLRFQLRKER
- a CDS encoding ketopantoate reductase family protein, with product MRTAIYGAGSLGTVLGAYLTRAGIECDLISRNKAHITALQQKGAHIVGKVDLTVGVSALLPEQMQGTYDLIFLLTKQLENRKVATFLRSYLAKDGLLVTMQNGLPESELAQVLGAQRVAGCAIGWGATLQASGVAELTSEPEALAFSLGMLTPGREERLQAVASVLGVMGPVTIEENFIGARWSKLLINASFSGTATVLGCTFGEVAKDKKARRIAQLILKECFDTGHSLGITFEPVQGKNLEKLFDYQGRVKQKLSYLLIPLAMKKHASLKPSMLQDIEKGKKCEVDSINGILSKEGKRAGIATPVNDLVVQIISRLESGQLKPCRENLGFFKAFLS
- a CDS encoding RNA recognition motif domain-containing protein; this translates as MAKKIYVGNMSYQTTEEALYSLFAQYGDVMSARIIMDRDTNRPKGFAFVEMDDDSAAVAAISQLDGRELDGRNLRVNEAIAKERTERRPSYNNRY
- a CDS encoding SLC13 family permease yields the protein MDRAKLRGLILGVILALVCFALPLDGLTVQGRKALALTVMTVVFWAFQVSHSGYVAGLYLVLLIILKVAKPTVVLAPLATSSTFLIMGAYLLAASVRSSALGERIAYFMLRFVSSYRSLIIVIYLLTFVLSLIIPHAWPRALLIMSVMLVVIDTAQIGVQDARQIGFAVFASSVPISLIFLTGASITNPLAVQYAQVDLGWIGWLKVMGIPSMVASVLTCILFLLLFKQHEKLSINKQAIQEKYEQLGPLSGKEKRIFIWLVIAILSWATDSLHKIDIGWITFLITVLMSFPVIGKVLEARHWKEIPLHMILFITAATAIGKVGAETGMNAYIAHLVLPTHVPTNIFALAAVVTTFTMIVHLLLGSVLSVMGVAIPALLAFAASTSINPLVIVLWAYTVIGSHYILPFHHMNVLVGVGEGNGLYSQKETIRLGIPLIAVVYFITVVVQTLWWKALGLIA
- a CDS encoding 3-ketoacyl-ACP reductase, with the protein product MAKTILVTGGGRGIGRGICLTLASNGYSVLINYAGNEEAARETQRLCSEAAIGSNQSFHILKADISDSRQRNQLIEQAFLATGSLDGLVNNAGVAPLQRADLLDMSEESFDRLMHINLRGPVLLTQHIAKRWKDADALQGKTIIFITSVSATMVSVNRAEYCISKAGLGMAASLFATRLAGEGALVYEIRPGIIKTDMTSAVQQKYDTLLEQGIVPQMRWGLPEDIGRTVNSLLSGGLPFSTGTVITVDGGLAIPRL